In Mugil cephalus isolate CIBA_MC_2020 chromosome 11, CIBA_Mcephalus_1.1, whole genome shotgun sequence, the genomic window CAATTGTTTGTTGAAAAAAGAACACATACACCTTCTGAGCATAGTTACATTTAATAATGTAGCAACTCTGGGAGCTGCTGTGAACATACTTTGTTGTTAACTGTGAACTGGAACAGGTTATGTACTTCGTTCAGCATAAAGACAATCAGACACTGTATTATCTCCTGATGTTGCATTGAGGTGGTGAACtttgtttgtgatgtgtgttttgtggaattTCTACTATGAGTATTAACTCCAGTTCTACCCCTCCACATTGCAAGTGCCCTTATCACAGGAACCTGCACattataaatgtgtctgtggtAAATATGTGTGGGATCACCTCTCCCCTCTAATGTACATTTTCAGGTACTGTCCgtaaaacaatatttattttctcaatcAGTGGTTTGCTTGATGCGTTTGGATCTTAATGcgttttatgttttagtttgatttctGTGTCTTTTGTAAAATAAGGGAGGTAAAAATTCTTTCATGTGCCCAGATGTAAGTATGGGTTCAGACTCCATCTCGTGCAACCGCGATTactgtcattaaaatgtgttcagttGTAAGTGTTCTCCTTTTCATTCGAGATTCACGGGTTGTGCACCTATGATATGGCGCAGCAATTGTTTATTCAACCGATGAATGAAACTGACAAAATATTGCggcatgttaatattttaattctTGCATATTGCGTCTTTCATTTTAGTCCTCATTACAGTAACTTGCACGTAAGTTGCATATAAATGATCCCTTATAAAAACATGAAGtatgaaacaataataaatgaagaGGGTGACAACCGGTAAAGACACTCCTTTTGGCAGTTTGGCCTGATGTGTGTTACGAACAGTCTTTCACGAAACAGCAATCTAAGTCAGTCAGTTATTCTTTAGTATCACGGGGCTCCACTTCCTACGTTGGGCTGCTGTGAGTCCTGGGCATCCGTATCTTGCGGCTCAGTGAGCGGGCAAGTCTGTCCACAGCTCCACCCATAGCCCCTCCGAGCTCTTTTTTGGAGGTCAGACCCTCGATGTTGCCGCTGTACCACAGGACCCAGCCTCCCAGGGAAAACAGCACCAGCAGGGCTCCTGAGTACACCAGCAGGTCCCCAAAGTCTTGACCTTGGATCTCTAGTTGAGCGAAGACACCCAGCAGCAGGAAGGTCACGCCCAGCAGGTCCATCAACACAGCAAACACTAGGACCAGCTTACAGTGGGACAAGCCGTCATACTTGGGTGCCATGGctgcactgaaataaaaaaagggaagcTTGTCATGTGGAAGCCTATCTTGACTAATCTTTTGACTGGGATATACAAACAAACCGATTCAcattcataatttaaaaaaataaaactaacgTAGACCAATAACGGTTGGAGGTCACTGACTTGTTCTCTCTAAAAGTTGCCTAAAAAGTAttcaaaagttatttttattattataaaaagaaCATGCGTATGTTTCAAACTCCATTGAGACTACATCTACCCTCAGTTGCGTGCCACACCTGTCCTCCAACGCGCTTCACGAGCCATCTTATAAATACAGACTAACCACAAAGCAGGACGTTTACACCGTCACTGCTTTATTatttaggaaaaacaaaacacttaccCCCTTGTTGTGAAATCTAAGATCCGGGAGTCAAGCGTGTATATGATGGAAATCGTGAGTTTAGAGTCTTTCCGGAACGACTCCAACTGTCAGAAGCCACCAGGTAGTCACCTTGTAACCTGACACCGCGTCACTGGTTCTACCTGTCCGGCAGTTTCCCAAGGCGACGTAAACAAATGAATTTCAGAGTCACTCAAAGCcacttttccttcttcctttctttctttttttggggggcatAATACCGCCATTTTCCCTTTAGTGCGCAATTTACCATATGCGGAccattttaaatgatgaatcTTCAAACTGTCAGTAGACGGATGAGCTGATTTCACCCACATTTGTTCTTGCATTGTATGCATTCTGTTttactgagaaaataaatgctgcCATGAGATAAATACGCGTGCCAAAGCCTCTactgttcttctttttaattatcaGTGTATCTGCTGTGTTTAATTACATCATGACACCCGGAAGTGACGTAAAGACGcgttgaaaaaataaaagagcgaTAATTGTtattgttagcttgttagctagCAGGCGAACTCGAGAAATGGAGATATGACTGAGTAATAACGTCTTATTACATGTGCACGATTAAGTTATTACAAACGTAAAGTGGTATGTACCGATTCTTGCATATTGTGTTTGTAGAATAGAGAGTCATATTCATATTCTTCTGCAGTTTAACATCTGAGTGTAGAGAAAGAAGGGGattgttattttatattgtagCTGCATTTTTGCTAACAATACACGAGGCTGCTAATCTCGTTTGCCCGTGAACCCCGTACCAGGCCGCTACAAACTTATATTTTTCTAACAAGGCCGTTTTAACTGCTTCGGTTCATACTAATGTGTTAGTGAGTGGTGTAATAAAATTAGGCATGGTTTTCTGGCATAGAGCACTGCGTCCCACATTATTAGAGCTTGCTTGTGAActctaccttttttttaaaattaatgtgAGCATTAGGTCTCTACAGTGCATCCGTGTGAAACATCCGTGCTCAGGTCACACGCCTGATgaggtttatttaaaaccataaACTAATTCAAACATTTGTCTGTGTTATGAGATGGAAGACGGAAACAGGAATGATGCTGCTTCCACATCCAAGAGCCACGCAGGTTCCCTCCACCTGCAGAGTAaggtttaaaatatgtaaatatggtTGACCCGCTATTAGGTCAAGGACTGCAATTTattaatgcatttttgttttttgtttttcagctccaAAAAATGAGGATGCCTATGAAATTGCCATCCCCTATGAGGAGAACAACTTTGAGCAGCAAGGATTCTTCAACCAGACTGATCAGAATTTTGATGGTGACTGTCAGGAGCAATATTTTAAGTCACATTATAGTGGCATAAAGTGGTGATTTCTAGTGATTTCTCAAATcgtgttattggttgttttcaGAATCGCCCTCATCTGCAGGCCCAGCTCCAGTCAACAGCTCATACATGGTGATCACCAACCTGCGGACCCAGCTACAGATCTCTCTGGAGAAAAACTCCTGGCTGCAGAAGAGAATTGAGGACTTGGAAGAGGAGAGGGACTTCCTTCGTTGCCAGCTTGACCGCTTCATCTTTTCCACCAAGAGCCACGGACAGGAGCAGAGTCAGAGTCAGTACAGTAACGGTGAGGACGAGGGACAAGTGTGGGTGAATTAACCTGTCCCGACGGTGTGACTCCTGGTTGTTAAGACactttgtgtaaaataaattccTGCCTCTATTTTCTTCACTACAGGATATGAATCCAGACGATTTAACTGGAGAgcaagaagagaggaagatCACCCTTCTGGTAAAAATATTATGCACTTAAAAACAATCAGTGTTAGATATAGTTTGTGCGACCTGTTCATGACTCGTGGGCTGAATTTAGTTTGTAAATTCtcagttattatttatgttttattttattcgtaGAACAACAGAAGACAGACTCACAGCATTTCCCATCACGCCAGTTTATCCAGCGAAGGCCTGGTCCTGCAACTATGGTGCCTTCAAAAAACCATGTATCTAGTCAACTGACCAATCAGCTAGCCTCTATGAACGCTTTGTTCAGCTCCACACAATCCCAGGCCCTTCTGCAGGGCCACAACACCTCCAGTAGTGCAACCGGTGGCAGCAgtggaaacagcagcagtgctgcAAGGTCATCCATGAATGAAATGAGTGGACATAGCAACGTAGGTCCAGGTAATACAAGCCATCAAGTTTTTCTACCACACTAATTAATTGAATGAAATCACAGTTTTATATGTGTCTCTTCtacctgctgtgttttttgagtagatgatttttgtttttattagattCCCTGTCGCTTCTAGGAGAATCTGATGAGTACCTGGAGCAGGATGGCTTCatcgaggaggaggaaatgataTCAGGGGAAGATGTAATGTCAGATACTATTAATGGCAACAGACACCAGTTAAAGAGAAGGCGGGTTTTCAGAGCTCCAAGGGAGCGACAAAGAGGTGACGGACGGAAAAAGATCCTGACACAAAATCTCAGTATCACGGTTGTAGATATTCTCAAAACACGTCAGCAGCTAATTGTCCTGTGCATTTCTCTTCTCCAGTGAAAG contains:
- the ccdc106a gene encoding coiled-coil domain-containing protein 106a isoform X3, encoding MEDGNRNDAASTSKSHAGSLHLQTPKNEDAYEIAIPYEENNFEQQGFFNQTDQNFDESPSSAGPAPVNSSYMVITNLRTQLQISLEKNSWLQKRIEDLEEERDFLRCQLDRFIFSTKSHGQEQSQSQYSNGYESRRFNWRARREEDHPSEQQKTDSQHFPSRQFIQRRPGPATMVPSKNHVSSQLTNQLASMNALFSSTQSQALLQGHNTSSSATGGSSGNSSSAARSSMNEMSGHSNVGPGESDEYLEQDGFIEEEEMISGEDVMSDTINGNRHQLKRRRVFRAPRERQRVKDAAGVLFRYKKILLTYQRLKNMSKAFQIHGVDRNTVASTTPIAELLLVAPEKVAEVGEFDPSKEKLLDYARRCYTALDDETLSRVQALKKNNLLLPISYRFRH
- the ccdc106a gene encoding coiled-coil domain-containing protein 106a isoform X1 → MEDGNRNDAASTSKSHAGSLHLQTPKNEDAYEIAIPYEENNFEQQGFFNQTDQNFDESPSSAGPAPVNSSYMVITNLRTQLQISLEKNSWLQKRIEDLEEERDFLRCQLDRFIFSTKSHGQEQSQSQYSNGYESRRFNWRARREEDHPSEQQKTDSQHFPSRQFIQRRPGPATMVPSKNHVSSQLTNQLASMNALFSSTQSQALLQGHNTSSSATGGSSGNSSSAARSSMNEMSGHSNVGPDSLSLLGESDEYLEQDGFIEEEEMISGEDVMSDTINGNRHQLKRRRVFRAPRERQRVKDAAGVLFRYKKILLTYQRLKNMSKAFQIHGVDRNTVASTTPIAELLLVAPEKVAEVGEFDPSKEKLLDYARRCYTALDDETLSRVQALKKNNLLLPISYRFRH
- the LOC125016226 gene encoding transmembrane protein 238-like; amino-acid sequence: MAPKYDGLSHCKLVLVFAVLMDLLGVTFLLLGVFAQLEIQGQDFGDLLVYSGALLVLFSLGGWVLWYSGNIEGLTSKKELGGAMGGAVDRLARSLSRKIRMPRTHSSPT
- the ccdc106a gene encoding coiled-coil domain-containing protein 106a isoform X2; translated protein: MEDGNRNDAASTSKSHAGSLHLQTPKNEDAYEIAIPYEENNFEQQGFFNQTDQNFDESPSSAGPAPVNSSYMVITNLRTQLQISLEKNSWLQKRIEDLEEERDFLRCQLDRFIFSTKSHGQEQSQRYESRRFNWRARREEDHPSEQQKTDSQHFPSRQFIQRRPGPATMVPSKNHVSSQLTNQLASMNALFSSTQSQALLQGHNTSSSATGGSSGNSSSAARSSMNEMSGHSNVGPDSLSLLGESDEYLEQDGFIEEEEMISGEDVMSDTINGNRHQLKRRRVFRAPRERQRVKDAAGVLFRYKKILLTYQRLKNMSKAFQIHGVDRNTVASTTPIAELLLVAPEKVAEVGEFDPSKEKLLDYARRCYTALDDETLSRVQALKKNNLLLPISYRFRH